The Leptospira montravelensis nucleotide sequence CCGACATTCATACGAGAAACAATAAGAGAAGTGGCCCAAGGATGTAAAATTAAAATTTCGCGAGCAGACTTTGCTCTTTTTATCATTTCTTGTTTCCAATCTTCACCTATCGAAGGTAATGTGATTTTTGAAATCACAAGATCCACGATTCCATCCAAAACTTCGTCTTTATTTTTTACGTGATTGTATAATGACATGGCTTCCACACCCAAACTGGATGCTAAATGGCGCATTGATAATTCTTCCAAACCGAACTCATCAGCAATGCGAATGGCAGATTCTAAAACTAAAATCCGAGATAATGTCTGTCTTTTTTTAACTTTTTTAGAGAGCTTCGCAGACGATAATCTGGGTTTCTTTTTTTTATCCACGTCTTCTCCTTTTATATTTTATATCACAAATTCCACTATATTTCTATTGTTTTTAGCAAGAATTCATATAGAAATAAATTTCCTTGACTTACTTACGGTGTAAGTATAAATAGTGATTTCAGGAGAAATTACCATTGAGAGTAGTCACCGCAAGAAAGTATGGATCCCCGGATGTGTTTCGAGTGGAAAATTGGGAAATCCCTTCCCCCCAAAAAAATGAAATTCGGATCCAAAATCACAATGGCGCCGTTAATTCTGCTGATTGGCGCCTGCGTAAACCCGATCCGAAACTCGTCCGATTGTTTTTTGGAATTTTGAAACCAAAACAACCTGTCCTTGGAATTTCCTTTGCAGGAGTGGTGGATGCCGTTGGTAAAAACGTGACAAAATTTCAAATCGGAGACAAAGTTTTTGGATCCACTGGAATGCAAATGGGAGGTTATGCGGAATACATTTGTATCAATGAATCGTCGGTTATGACTACACTTCCCAAAGAAATATCCTTCCCACAAGGTGCTGCTTTGCCATTTGGTAGTTTAACAGCGATCGACTTCCTTCAAAAATCTAAGATTCAAAAAGATCAAACCATAATTATTTATGGGGCCTCAAGCTCAGTCGGAACAGCCACAATCCAATTGGCAAAACATATGGGAGCCGTTGTCACAGCAGTTTGTAGTGCAGGAAATTTCTCTTTAGTAAAATCAATCGGTGCAGATTTTGTAATGGATTATGATAGTTTTCATTCTGAATCACATAACAAAACCTATGATGTTGTATTTGAATGTGTTGGTAAATCATCCATTCCTTCCAATTTAAAACACCTTACAAAAGGCGGAGTATTAGTATTAGTCGGAGCATCTTTTAAAGATATGTTTCAAGCTGCATGGATTTCCTTATCTCGGGGAATCCAAATAAAATTTGGACCAATCAAAGAAACTTTAGAAAATCTGAATTATATCACTGAACTCGCTAAAAAGGGAAAATTTAAAGTGGTAATCGATAAATCTTTTCCCCTTGAATCAATGTCAATGGCACACCAATATGTAGAAGCTGGACACAAAAAAGGTAATGTAGTAATTGATATAATCAATTAACATAGTTTAAGTGAGATCAACATTAGCTTGATCCCACTTATCAAAACTTTATATTTTCAAGTGTGAAACCGGATGTTAAACTAGAAATTTACAACCTTTTGGTTCACTGGCCTTTCCGAATTTAAATGGAGAGCAACTCATTAACAATTCTATTTTTAATTTCTGATCGGTGGTAAAACATAAAACAAAATTGCAAAAAAATGACAAAGACTTCCCGAGAGAACAAAGAGATGCCAAATAGCATGGTTGAATGGCAATCGATCCCAAAGATAAAATATCACCCCAACCGTATAACTAAGACCACCTGCGACAAGCCAAGAAATACCACCAATCCCGATCGCTTGACGAATGTCTTTGATCACAAAAATGGCAAGCCAACCCATTAAGATATATACAACAACGCGAGCGCCACTATATTTTCCTGGAAACAACAACAACAAAATGACTCCTGTAAATGCCAAAATCCATACTACAAGAAATAATGTCCAACCCCACTCTGAACTTTCGCGCAAACTAACAAGCGTAAATGGCGTATACGTTCCCGCAATTAACAAATAAATGGAAGCATGATCTATCACTTTAAAGATGCGTTTTGTAGCGGTATGATAAATTCCATGATAAAGAGTGGAGGCAAGATATAGAAGGATAAGTGTTGCCCCGTAAATGGCAGAACTTACAATATGCCAAACATCTCCATACAAAACTGCAACTGTCAACAGAAGGGAAAGTCCAGCGATACTTAGGCCACCTCCAATTCCATGTGTGACAGCATTTGCAATTTCATGCCCAATAGAATATTCATGAATGGTATCAATGAGTTCACTAGTGGATTGATGCAAATCTATTGATGGATTAGGTACCGAAAGCGAAACTACACTTTTTTCGTTGGATGTTCTTTTGGAAACAATGGTTTGTTTCTTTGTTTGTTGGTCAGAACGATTCGTTTTTTTTGTTACTTTGGCTTTAGCTTTTTTCACTTTCATAGGATTTCTGTAATATCTATTTGGTTCCTTTCAATTGCAAACGTCAATCGAAAGAAATCATGTGATTGACTGTAAGCGCTAAGTGAACCATTTTTATAAAAACTACATTTACCTATTTGTTCTTATTTGAGGTTTATTGATGCAGCCCAATTTTAATACATCCACCTGGTGGCTGAATTCTTTAAATGAAACCTTATCTTACCTAAAAGTAGATAACTTAGGTCTCAGTTCAGACAATGCAGCCGTTCGGTTACAGCAATTTGGAGCCAATCAATTTGCCATTCGAAAAACCAAACCAATATGGCGACAAATAATAACAAAGTTTAGAAATCCTTTAATTCTACTTCTACTTTTTGCTAGTGGAGTTTCTGCCTTCATGGGAGAAATTTCCAATTTTTTAATCATTACCGTTTTGGTTTTTTTTAGTGTTCTCTTAGATTTTTTCCAAGAACATAAAGCAGAAAAATCTGCTGAAAGTCTACGGCATTCCGTTTCTATTCGCACAACAGTAGTCAGGGATGGAAATAAGATCAGTTCTCCCGTGGCACAAATTGTACCAGGTGATGTTGTTTTACTTTCCGCAGGTGATATGATTCCGGCCGATGGACGGGTGTTAGATGCAAATGATTTTTTTGTTAAACAGGCTTTACTTACAGGAGAAACCTATCCCATCGAAAAAAAACCCGGTGAACTAAATTCAGAGGCTAATGATATCACAAATGCCTCTAATGCTGTATTTATGGGAACCACTGTCATTAGCGGGAGTGCCAAAATTCTCATTGTGAACACAGGTTTGAATACGGCCATGGGTACGATTGCTGAAAATCTAAGTAAAACACCTCCTCCAACCTCATTTGAGGTAGGGACAGAAAAGTTTGGATCTCTCATTATGAGAATGACAGTACTTCTTGTACTTTTTGTCCTCTTAGTAAACGCTATTTTACTCAAACCTTGGTTAGATTCTTTTTTATTTGCCGTTGCTTTGGCTGTCGGGTTAACACCGGAACTATTACCGATGGTAATTTCTATTACTCTTTCACGTGGTGCTATGATGATGGCTAAAAAGAAAGTCATCGTAAAACAACTTTCCTCAATCCAAAATCTTGGTTCAATGGATACACTTTGTACAGACAAAACGGGGACTCTAACGGAAGCCAAAATCAAATTAGAAAAACATGTAAACCTAAATGGAGAAGTAAGTCATCGCGTATTAGAATTGGCCTTTCTTAACAGTTATTTTGAAACCGGTTTAAAAAGTCCTTTAGATGAAGCAATCCTTGAACATGATGAAATTTCTGTAGAACAATGGACTAAAATTGATGAGGTTCCTTTTGATTTTGAAAGAAGGCGAGTTTCTGTATTAATCAATCATTCTGAAAACAAAAAACGTATACTTGTGGTAAAAGGTGCGCCAGAAGAGATCATTCAACTTTGTACCCATTATGAAACAGACAATAAAACTACAAAAACAATAGATTCCAATGCTCTGGAAAAAATCAGGTCGATATATACTGCACTTGAAATGGAGGGATTTCGCGTATTGGGAATTGCATGGAGAGAAGAAACAATTGAACACAATCATGCTGTCGTTAGTGATGAAACAGAATTAACACTTTCGGGATTTGCTGCATTTTTAGATCCACCAAAAGAAAGTGCAAAGTCCGCCTTATCTGCGCTAAATGATATTGGTGTCTCTGTAAAAATCATAACAGGTGATAGTGAACTTGTGTCTCAACATGTTTGTTCTGAACTGAAAATACCGATTTTAGGAGTCTTAACAGGTAAAGATATCGATAAAATGGAAGATACCGCGCTCCAAGTAAAAGCGGAAAACACCAACTTATTTTGTCGAATGAATCCATCTCAGAAAAACAGAATTATTTTAGCCTTAAAACAAAGAGGTCATGTTGTTGGATATTTGGGTGATGGTGTAAACGATGCTCCTTCGCTTCATTCCGCTGACATCGGACTGTCGGTCGATACAGCGGTTGACGTGGCAAAAGAAGCCGCGGATATGATTTTGTTAGATCATGATTTACATGTTTTATACGAAGGCGTTATGGAAGGAAGGAGGACTTTTGGGAATATTATGAAATACATAATGATGGGAACAAGTTCTAATTTTGGAAATATGTTTAGTATGGCAGGGGCAGCATTGTTTCTCCCTTTTTTACCAATGTTACCCACACAAATTCTTCTCAATAACTTTTTATATGATCTTTCTGAAGTACCAATTCCCCTTGATAAAGTAGACCAAGAAGAATTGAAAGCACCTCGCATTATGGACATTGGTTTTATCCGTAATTTTATGTTAACCATTGGACCCATTAGTTCTGCTTTTGATTTTTTAACTTTCTACGTCATGCTTATCATTTTAAACGCAAACGAAGCGTTATTCCAAACGGGTTGGTTTGTGGAATCTCTTTGTACACAAGTATTGGTTATCTTTATCATTCGGACAAAAGGAAATCCGATTAAAAGTATGCCTAATCGAATACTTGCAATTGTATCTTTAAGTGTTGCAGGAATTGGAGCTTTTTTGCCATTCACATCCGTTGGTTCTTATTTTGGATTAGTTCCGCCACCTATGGAGTTTTATGCGATTTTGGCTTTGATGGTTGTCATTTATTTGGCAGTAGTTGAATCAGCTAAACGAATTTTCTATTATATTCACGATAAAAAAATGAAACCCATGCGCCAGGGATCGTAGCGGAAATACTTTGCACTATGGTGCAAAGATTGGAGCGGAGAGCCCGGTCGA carries:
- a CDS encoding TetR/AcrR family transcriptional regulator, coding for MDKKKKPRLSSAKLSKKVKKRQTLSRILVLESAIRIADEFGLEELSMRHLASSLGVEAMSLYNHVKNKDEVLDGIVDLVISKITLPSIGEDWKQEMIKRAKSAREILILHPWATSLIVSRMNVGVSMLTYFDRTLGCLHSAGFSMQTADHIINTIDSHIYGFILQELNFPIDPNEYAKEASGFLPQLEKSHFSHLTNLTREVISGKYNGLHDFEFGLNLILDGLEKLRMERK
- a CDS encoding NAD(P)-dependent alcohol dehydrogenase, encoding MRVVTARKYGSPDVFRVENWEIPSPQKNEIRIQNHNGAVNSADWRLRKPDPKLVRLFFGILKPKQPVLGISFAGVVDAVGKNVTKFQIGDKVFGSTGMQMGGYAEYICINESSVMTTLPKEISFPQGAALPFGSLTAIDFLQKSKIQKDQTIIIYGASSSVGTATIQLAKHMGAVVTAVCSAGNFSLVKSIGADFVMDYDSFHSESHNKTYDVVFECVGKSSIPSNLKHLTKGGVLVLVGASFKDMFQAAWISLSRGIQIKFGPIKETLENLNYITELAKKGKFKVVIDKSFPLESMSMAHQYVEAGHKKGNVVIDIIN
- the trhA gene encoding PAQR family membrane homeostasis protein TrhA; the encoded protein is MKVKKAKAKVTKKTNRSDQQTKKQTIVSKRTSNEKSVVSLSVPNPSIDLHQSTSELIDTIHEYSIGHEIANAVTHGIGGGLSIAGLSLLLTVAVLYGDVWHIVSSAIYGATLILLYLASTLYHGIYHTATKRIFKVIDHASIYLLIAGTYTPFTLVSLRESSEWGWTLFLVVWILAFTGVILLLLFPGKYSGARVVVYILMGWLAIFVIKDIRQAIGIGGISWLVAGGLSYTVGVIFYLWDRLPFNHAIWHLFVLSGSLCHFFAILFYVLPPIRN
- the mgtA gene encoding magnesium-translocating P-type ATPase, which produces MQPNFNTSTWWLNSLNETLSYLKVDNLGLSSDNAAVRLQQFGANQFAIRKTKPIWRQIITKFRNPLILLLLFASGVSAFMGEISNFLIITVLVFFSVLLDFFQEHKAEKSAESLRHSVSIRTTVVRDGNKISSPVAQIVPGDVVLLSAGDMIPADGRVLDANDFFVKQALLTGETYPIEKKPGELNSEANDITNASNAVFMGTTVISGSAKILIVNTGLNTAMGTIAENLSKTPPPTSFEVGTEKFGSLIMRMTVLLVLFVLLVNAILLKPWLDSFLFAVALAVGLTPELLPMVISITLSRGAMMMAKKKVIVKQLSSIQNLGSMDTLCTDKTGTLTEAKIKLEKHVNLNGEVSHRVLELAFLNSYFETGLKSPLDEAILEHDEISVEQWTKIDEVPFDFERRRVSVLINHSENKKRILVVKGAPEEIIQLCTHYETDNKTTKTIDSNALEKIRSIYTALEMEGFRVLGIAWREETIEHNHAVVSDETELTLSGFAAFLDPPKESAKSALSALNDIGVSVKIITGDSELVSQHVCSELKIPILGVLTGKDIDKMEDTALQVKAENTNLFCRMNPSQKNRIILALKQRGHVVGYLGDGVNDAPSLHSADIGLSVDTAVDVAKEAADMILLDHDLHVLYEGVMEGRRTFGNIMKYIMMGTSSNFGNMFSMAGAALFLPFLPMLPTQILLNNFLYDLSEVPIPLDKVDQEELKAPRIMDIGFIRNFMLTIGPISSAFDFLTFYVMLIILNANEALFQTGWFVESLCTQVLVIFIIRTKGNPIKSMPNRILAIVSLSVAGIGAFLPFTSVGSYFGLVPPPMEFYAILALMVVIYLAVVESAKRIFYYIHDKKMKPMRQGS